A DNA window from Hordeum vulgare subsp. vulgare chromosome 1H, MorexV3_pseudomolecules_assembly, whole genome shotgun sequence contains the following coding sequences:
- the LOC123425166 gene encoding uncharacterized protein LOC123425166 codes for MPVEVEPASVLVAINPIVFSFLAEEIVSVSGFVDSRSLTLINAYEVMNRPINLLLTLPDHVCPCITGFIHVYPHMLMLLISEQFYIQFHMGTQHMVMSVLKLLGAFTCENHMKLTCQNCPGVLGKKNLPS; via the exons ATGCCTGTTGAAGTGGAG CCTGCGTCGGTGTTGGTGGCCATCAATCCCATTGTGTTCTCATTCTTAGCAGAAGAAATTGTATCTGTTTCTG GTTTTGTGGACTCGAGGTCATTGACCCTCATCAACGCATATGAAGTTATGAACCGACCTATCAACCTATTGCTAACTCTACCTGATCATGTATGCCCCTGTATCACAGGATTTATTCATGTCTATCCACATATGCTCATGCTGTTAATTTCTGAGCAGTTCTACATACAGTTCCATATGGGAACACAACACATGGTTATGTCTGTTCTTAAGTTACTTGGAGCTTTTACATGCGAAAACCATATGAAATTAACCTGTCAAAACTGTCCAGGAGTGCTTGGGAAGAAAAATCTTCCATCCTGA